From a region of the Candidatus Jettenia caeni genome:
- a CDS encoding two-component sensor kinase: MKLGTKCVLSISITLALILGISFTWIIQRQRYLLKEEIKKQAKILVKEVEITRKYLASVQDIINTDPISGNKVFKGLNPAKAGSEISHRISKSTPYIIRQISLKYRNPRNAPDDFETAILKTMEKQKPQDAFSRESLDANNKKILRYIDPLYIEEECLQCHGEPSGELDISGHKKEGYKIGDLRGAISIIAPLEPIYASLKTNIIILIGIASCSIGIVISVTFLLIRKLITRPIAKISHTMNAIASGDLAKRIHMNSRDEIGMLVTSINKMTEDLQKTTVSKAYVDNIIESMIDTLIVVDKNNKIKTVNKSTLKLLGYEEKDLIGKEVSIILPDKGNPIVNRRWDAISNEDVFKDYDITYRNRNNEDIPMHFCGRIMRNHEGEILGIVGVARDMRQIKKLISELSDFREATLYMLSDLEKTRLELEREEKKLELIVTEIGAYLCLIDNNMKIAWANKPFEDRFGKINSFIVPNCHSIFGCGEVPPEDCTASRVFKTGKIQETKRLVIGKDNEKKYYHFISSPIKDAQGNIVQVLELIQDITKMWQMEHQKEIIYNINKIITSGLMPEMFKAISNELKRIIDFDRISIALLDEKTQRFEVLAVDTPYDYTAISEGDWFPKEGSLLERVTFTGKPFIVRDTSKSAFWSDQTLMREGIKSRLGFPLEYKGAIVGTINFGSKRVNNFSEKHFTILEQIAMQLAIAIENTRLFAKTKESEERYRDLYDNAPDIYITNDENGSIINCNQTGAAILGYKKEELIGRHIFEFQTEKTRRIMEELLPKRFSGQLAKGLELQMVKKDGSIIDVSLNDNHICDNSGRIIAIRSVYRDITAKRKLEVQLVAAEKLASLGRVVASVAHEINNPLEGITNYLQLLLENMSKDEEERKYVELVMEGIHRIAGIVRRLLESNLNILEEKGDHNINHHIQNIVSLLQRKLTQNTITVNQFLDNNLPQIRCHPNQLEQVFTNLILNAIDAMPYGGVINIVTQMENEHLLIRFTDNGYGIPDKDLPKIFEPFFSTKKGTGSGLGLWICYNIITEHAGRIDVKSKLNMGTTIQITLPL; the protein is encoded by the coding sequence ATGAAACTCGGTACTAAATGTGTCTTATCCATAAGTATTACTCTGGCGCTCATCCTGGGAATCAGCTTTACGTGGATTATTCAAAGGCAACGCTATTTATTAAAGGAAGAGATTAAAAAACAGGCAAAAATCCTCGTGAAGGAAGTAGAGATTACCCGCAAATATCTGGCAAGTGTTCAGGATATTATCAACACTGATCCCATAAGTGGCAATAAGGTTTTTAAAGGTCTGAATCCGGCAAAAGCCGGCAGTGAGATCTCTCATCGCATCAGCAAGAGCACCCCTTATATCATTCGGCAAATAAGCCTGAAATACAGAAATCCGCGTAATGCGCCGGACGATTTTGAAACAGCAATCCTGAAAACGATGGAAAAACAAAAGCCACAAGATGCATTTTCCCGCGAATCATTAGACGCAAATAATAAGAAAATATTGCGTTATATCGATCCTCTTTATATCGAAGAAGAATGTCTCCAGTGTCACGGCGAACCCTCGGGAGAACTGGATATTTCCGGACATAAAAAGGAAGGATACAAAATAGGAGATTTGAGGGGCGCTATAAGTATCATCGCTCCTTTGGAGCCTATTTATGCCAGTTTAAAGACAAATATCATAATACTCATCGGTATCGCATCGTGTTCTATTGGAATTGTTATTTCTGTTACCTTTCTGCTGATCAGAAAATTAATTACACGCCCAATAGCAAAGATATCCCACACCATGAACGCCATTGCCAGCGGCGACCTCGCGAAAAGAATACATATGAATTCAAGGGACGAGATTGGAATGCTCGTTACCTCCATAAATAAAATGACCGAAGACCTGCAGAAGACTACGGTATCGAAAGCTTACGTAGATAATATCATTGAGAGTATGATCGACACCTTAATTGTAGTAGATAAAAATAATAAGATAAAAACCGTTAATAAATCAACGCTGAAGCTCTTAGGGTATGAGGAAAAAGATTTAATCGGCAAAGAGGTAAGTATCATTTTACCTGATAAAGGCAATCCTATTGTAAACAGGAGGTGGGATGCTATTTCGAATGAGGATGTATTTAAAGATTACGATATTACTTACCGCAATCGCAATAACGAAGATATACCTATGCATTTTTGCGGACGTATTATGCGGAATCATGAAGGAGAGATACTGGGAATTGTCGGCGTTGCCCGTGATATGAGGCAGATAAAAAAACTTATCAGTGAATTATCTGACTTCAGAGAGGCCACTTTGTATATGCTGAGCGATCTTGAAAAAACGCGTTTGGAATTAGAAAGGGAAGAGAAGAAACTGGAATTGATAGTAACCGAGATTGGCGCTTATCTCTGCCTTATAGATAACAATATGAAAATAGCATGGGCGAATAAACCCTTTGAAGACCGGTTTGGTAAGATAAACAGTTTTATCGTACCGAATTGTCACAGCATCTTCGGTTGTGGCGAAGTGCCTCCTGAAGATTGTACAGCAAGCCGTGTATTCAAAACCGGTAAAATACAAGAAACAAAAAGGCTGGTGATTGGCAAAGATAATGAGAAGAAATACTACCATTTTATCAGTTCGCCAATAAAGGACGCTCAGGGAAATATCGTCCAGGTGCTCGAATTGATACAGGATATTACCAAGATGTGGCAAATGGAGCATCAGAAGGAGATTATCTACAATATCAACAAAATTATTACATCGGGTCTCATGCCTGAAATGTTTAAAGCCATAAGTAACGAACTTAAGCGCATTATTGATTTTGACCGGATTAGTATTGCCCTGCTTGATGAAAAAACACAAAGGTTTGAAGTTTTGGCAGTTGATACGCCATATGATTATACGGCAATCAGCGAAGGTGACTGGTTCCCGAAAGAAGGTAGTCTGTTAGAACGGGTAACGTTTACCGGTAAGCCATTTATTGTGAGAGATACTTCAAAAAGCGCCTTTTGGTCGGATCAAACGTTAATGAGAGAGGGAATAAAATCCAGACTGGGTTTTCCCCTTGAGTACAAAGGTGCCATTGTCGGAACAATTAATTTTGGAAGTAAAAGGGTAAACAACTTCTCGGAAAAACATTTCACCATACTAGAGCAGATTGCCATGCAATTAGCCATCGCAATAGAAAATACGCGGTTATTTGCAAAAACAAAAGAATCGGAGGAAAGATACAGAGATCTGTATGATAATGCCCCGGATATTTACATAACGAATGATGAAAATGGCAGTATCATTAACTGTAATCAAACAGGCGCAGCGATTCTTGGATATAAAAAAGAAGAACTCATTGGAAGGCATATCTTTGAATTTCAAACAGAAAAGACACGAAGGATCATGGAAGAATTATTACCAAAACGTTTTAGTGGACAACTCGCAAAAGGGTTAGAGTTGCAGATGGTAAAAAAGGACGGAAGTATCATCGATGTAAGTCTGAACGATAATCATATCTGTGATAATAGCGGTAGAATTATTGCCATCAGGTCTGTCTACAGAGACATAACTGCCAAAAGAAAGCTGGAGGTACAGCTTGTAGCGGCAGAAAAGTTAGCCTCACTGGGAAGGGTTGTTGCAAGTGTTGCTCACGAAATCAATAACCCACTGGAAGGGATCACGAATTACTTACAGTTACTTCTGGAGAATATGTCTAAAGATGAAGAAGAAAGAAAGTATGTTGAACTTGTAATGGAAGGTATTCATAGAATAGCAGGCATTGTAAGACGTTTGTTAGAATCTAATCTGAATATCCTGGAAGAAAAGGGAGACCATAATATTAACCATCACATTCAAAATATTGTAAGTTTATTGCAAAGAAAGCTTACTCAAAATACGATAACGGTAAATCAATTTTTGGACAATAACCTTCCTCAGATAAGGTGCCACCCTAATCAATTAGAACAGGTGTTTACGAATCTTATACTTAACGCCATCGATGCAATGCCATATGGCGGAGTTATCAATATTGTTACCCAGATGGAAAACGAACACCTGTTGAT
- a CDS encoding ammonium transporter protein — protein MLRKQSYYRSSRLILATLSGISVLTIIFYPSYAVYAETPLQLFQKKLNFIWLIVSASMVFFMQVGFTAFEAGSVQAKNAISVAVKNILDFLVSAIMYFLLGFGIMFGASYKGYLGTNNFLFFGIDTHLTSLGYAFVFFQLVFASTAAIITSGAFSERAKLSTHVCTTIFVVSFIYPVFGHWAWGHLFHHNQFGWLGKLGFIDFAGSTVVHSISGWVALSGAIMLGPRMGKFNPDGTANRMYGHNLPLATIGTFFLWFGWFGFNGGAILQVDTSIGLVIINTTLAGAVAGVCAVAFGRLKNKRLDAAEILLGIMGGLVAIAAGSSRVSSLYACVVGFCAGIIAILAKDFVERVLKVDDPVGAVSVHGFCGAWGTLAVSLFTPASAFSITNSNRLLQAGVQCLGIIAGFVWAFSMGLLLFWCLKKFVGIRISKEEEVKGLNISEYADVTSWLDFVKISKVQDLNAALQDKIKERTRELEHIKEHLEEDVKNRTYELEASRDELKKKVEQLENFAKVAIGRELKMKKMEEELKTLKQKERS, from the coding sequence ATGCTCAGGAAACAAAGCTACTACAGGAGTAGCAGGCTGATTTTAGCTACTCTTTCAGGTATCAGTGTGTTAACCATAATCTTTTACCCTTCTTATGCTGTGTATGCAGAAACACCTTTGCAGTTATTTCAGAAAAAACTGAATTTTATCTGGCTTATTGTTTCTGCCAGCATGGTCTTTTTCATGCAAGTCGGGTTTACTGCCTTCGAGGCTGGCTCTGTGCAGGCTAAAAATGCAATAAGCGTTGCAGTAAAGAACATATTGGACTTTCTCGTAAGCGCCATAATGTACTTTTTACTCGGTTTTGGAATAATGTTTGGTGCAAGTTATAAAGGGTATTTAGGAACAAATAATTTTTTATTTTTCGGTATCGATACCCACCTGACTTCTCTGGGATATGCCTTTGTATTCTTCCAACTGGTATTTGCAAGTACTGCAGCTATTATTACATCCGGCGCCTTCTCAGAAAGGGCGAAACTTTCGACGCATGTCTGTACCACCATTTTTGTAGTAAGCTTCATTTATCCTGTTTTTGGTCACTGGGCATGGGGGCATTTATTTCACCACAACCAATTTGGCTGGCTTGGGAAGTTGGGATTTATCGACTTTGCAGGCTCTACCGTAGTTCACTCTATAAGCGGATGGGTAGCATTGTCCGGAGCCATTATGCTGGGGCCAAGGATGGGAAAATTTAATCCGGACGGCACCGCAAACAGGATGTACGGACACAATCTGCCTCTGGCTACCATAGGCACATTTTTCCTCTGGTTTGGCTGGTTTGGATTTAACGGCGGGGCTATTTTACAGGTAGATACCAGTATCGGGTTAGTAATCATCAACACAACCCTTGCAGGCGCAGTTGCAGGTGTTTGCGCTGTCGCTTTTGGAAGACTGAAAAACAAGAGATTAGATGCGGCAGAGATACTCCTGGGAATCATGGGCGGATTAGTTGCCATTGCCGCCGGATCAAGCAGGGTGAGCTCTCTCTATGCATGCGTTGTGGGATTCTGCGCAGGAATTATTGCAATATTAGCAAAGGATTTTGTTGAGAGGGTGTTAAAGGTGGATGATCCTGTAGGCGCTGTTTCCGTCCATGGTTTTTGCGGCGCCTGGGGTACGTTAGCCGTAAGCCTGTTTACACCCGCATCCGCATTCTCTATAACAAATTCTAACCGGCTTCTGCAGGCAGGTGTTCAATGTTTAGGGATTATCGCGGGATTTGTCTGGGCCTTTTCGATGGGTCTTTTACTTTTCTGGTGTCTAAAAAAATTTGTTGGCATCCGGATCAGTAAGGAAGAAGAGGTAAAAGGGCTGAACATCAGTGAGTATGCAGACGTTACTTCATGGCTTGACTTTGTAAAAATCTCGAAAGTCCAGGACCTGAATGCTGCATTACAGGACAAAATAAAAGAAAGAACAAGAGAACTTGAGCATATAAAGGAACATCTCGAAGAGGATGTAAAGAATCGAACATACGAATTAGAAGCATCGCGGGACGAACTGAAGAAAAAAGTAGAGCAATTAGAAAATTTTGCCAAAGTTGCTATCGGAAGAGAACTCAAGATGAAAAAGATGGAAGAAGAACTGAAGACATTAAAACAGAAAGAGCGCTCATAG
- a CDS encoding lipoyl synthase has product MRPHWLKTKLSAGKNFHDIKGILREKQLHTVCEQALCPNIGECFEQRTATFLILGNTCTRRCEFCAVKKGDPARIDKGEPHRIAEAVKEMGLAYVVVTSVTRDDLSDGGASVYAETIYHIRKYIENCKVEVLIPDFGGSLKALETVIHARPDIINHNIETVPRLYSKVRPVADYARSLKLLKHVHEKNPFLITKSGLMLGLGEEWNEIIEVMQGIRNAGCDLLTLGQYLSPARNALPIQRYYTPEEFEILKREGICMGFTYVESGPLVRSSYHAQRQTDYVLI; this is encoded by the coding sequence ATGCGTCCACATTGGCTAAAAACAAAATTATCTGCCGGTAAAAATTTTCATGACATAAAAGGTATTTTACGGGAAAAACAGCTCCATACGGTTTGTGAACAAGCCCTATGTCCAAATATCGGTGAATGTTTTGAACAGCGAACTGCAACGTTTTTAATCCTTGGCAATACCTGTACCAGACGGTGTGAATTTTGTGCTGTAAAGAAAGGGGATCCCGCGAGAATAGATAAAGGCGAACCTCACCGGATTGCAGAGGCTGTTAAGGAAATGGGGCTAGCCTATGTGGTGGTTACTTCTGTGACAAGAGACGATCTTTCTGACGGTGGCGCATCGGTTTATGCAGAAACTATTTACCATATCCGGAAGTATATTGAAAATTGTAAAGTTGAGGTTTTAATACCCGATTTTGGAGGGTCTTTAAAGGCGCTGGAGACAGTAATTCATGCAAGACCTGATATAATAAATCATAATATAGAAACTGTGCCTCGTCTTTATTCAAAAGTAAGACCTGTGGCAGATTATGCACGTTCCCTGAAGTTATTGAAACATGTGCATGAAAAAAACCCGTTCCTGATAACAAAATCAGGATTGATGTTAGGTTTGGGTGAAGAATGGAACGAAATAATCGAGGTTATGCAGGGCATAAGAAATGCCGGTTGCGATCTCCTCACCTTAGGACAGTATTTAAGTCCAGCGAGAAATGCTTTGCCAATTCAGCGCTATTATACCCCGGAAGAATTTGAAATATTGAAACGGGAAGGTATCTGTATGGGATTTACCTATGTGGAATCAGGACCACTCGTGCGGAGTTCCTACCACGCACAGAGGCAAACGGACTATGTCCTTATCTGA
- a CDS encoding malate dehydrogenase — protein sequence MKLAENLVTIRLKLKNVPGTLGRALSTIGKLGGSMGNIQIIKVNREFKIRDLAVYVTTDKQVKEIANALSAIGKEYIEIISMKDKVFELHEKGKIFLSNRINITTFEDLSRVYTPGVAKVCKAIQKRPELAREYTIIKNTVAVITDGTAVLGLGDIGPVAGMPVMEGKAMLFKTFGNIDAFPILLNTKDAGEIVKTIVNIAPTFGGINLEDISAPRCFEIEKRLQAELAIPVFHDDQHGTAVVCLAGLINALKVVKKEMEGISIVISGAGAAGTSIARILLRAGARNIVVCDTAGSIYKGRKVHMNPDKEALAEITNPKREKGTLADVMKGKDVFIGVSGPNIIHKDFVKTMNENSIVFAMANPDPEIEPDSIEGIARIIATGRSDYQNQINNVLCFPGIFRGALDSGATTINDEMKMAAAYAIACGIEEEHLSEDYIIPGVFNENVHRDVARAVADAARKSGVATREVL from the coding sequence ATGAAACTTGCAGAAAATCTTGTAACCATTCGTCTAAAATTAAAAAATGTTCCAGGTACACTGGGCAGGGCGCTCAGCACCATTGGTAAATTAGGTGGAAGTATGGGTAATATCCAGATCATTAAAGTGAATAGGGAATTTAAGATTAGAGATTTAGCCGTGTACGTTACTACAGATAAACAGGTTAAAGAAATTGCAAATGCCCTTTCTGCTATAGGAAAAGAATACATAGAAATAATCAGCATGAAAGATAAGGTCTTCGAACTTCATGAAAAAGGAAAAATTTTCCTCAGCAACCGTATTAATATTACTACCTTCGAGGACCTTTCAAGGGTATATACACCCGGCGTAGCAAAGGTATGTAAAGCCATTCAGAAAAGGCCTGAACTAGCCAGAGAGTATACTATTATTAAAAATACCGTTGCTGTTATAACCGATGGTACGGCGGTCCTTGGGTTAGGTGATATTGGTCCTGTGGCAGGGATGCCCGTCATGGAAGGCAAGGCCATGTTATTCAAAACATTCGGGAATATAGACGCATTTCCCATTCTTCTCAACACAAAAGATGCAGGTGAAATAGTGAAAACGATTGTAAATATTGCCCCTACTTTTGGGGGCATTAATCTGGAAGATATCTCGGCTCCGCGCTGTTTTGAAATCGAAAAGAGATTACAGGCAGAATTAGCTATTCCTGTATTTCACGATGATCAGCATGGCACTGCGGTGGTTTGCCTCGCAGGTCTTATCAATGCGCTAAAAGTAGTTAAAAAAGAAATGGAAGGCATTTCTATTGTTATCAGCGGCGCTGGCGCCGCTGGAACATCTATTGCCAGAATACTTCTCAGGGCCGGGGCAAGAAATATCGTAGTATGCGATACTGCAGGGTCTATCTACAAAGGCAGAAAAGTCCATATGAATCCCGACAAGGAAGCTTTGGCAGAAATCACAAATCCAAAGAGAGAAAAAGGGACTCTGGCCGATGTTATGAAAGGCAAAGATGTCTTTATTGGCGTTTCCGGCCCCAATATTATCCATAAGGATTTCGTAAAAACCATGAATGAAAATTCTATCGTATTTGCTATGGCAAACCCTGATCCTGAAATTGAGCCGGATTCAATTGAGGGCATTGCAAGAATTATTGCCACAGGCCGGTCGGATTATCAGAATCAAATTAATAATGTACTCTGTTTTCCCGGTATTTTCAGAGGGGCGCTGGATAGCGGGGCAACAACAATTAACGACGAGATGAAGATGGCAGCGGCTTACGCTATTGCTTGTGGTATTGAAGAAGAGCACCTATCAGAGGATTACATTATACCAGGGGTATTTAACGAGAATGTTCATAGAGATGTAGCGCGGGCAGTTGCCGATGCTGCAAGAAAAAGTGGTGTGGCTACTCGGGAAGTTTTGTAA
- a CDS encoding putative epimerase/dehydratase yields the protein MRIAITGLTGFLGYYVAKRLFERDVQIQAMIRNDSKTLHLSDYQKKITFVRGDLTDKETVGKFVQGADVVIHMAYERKGATFQEAANKDLKRFVEANLFGSIELLEASKQAHIRQFIFISSCAVYGHIFPHIKLDEFHPLIPDSNYGAYKASIEAFCHAYFTTKAFDTTIFRPVGIYGINPHLAHSAWYHIVKDIKHGCNIEVSGGGKIVCAENVAQAIDLAIDNKETSGKIYNLVDFYADNMSIARIAKELCASNSHISGTPKQPVNTIDNTQSRMLGVRYTGIEGLRRYIQELLRCM from the coding sequence ATGCGAATTGCTATTACCGGTTTAACAGGATTTTTGGGCTATTATGTAGCAAAAAGGCTTTTTGAAAGGGATGTTCAGATCCAGGCCATGATAAGAAACGACAGCAAAACCTTGCATCTGTCGGATTATCAAAAAAAAATTACCTTTGTAAGAGGAGATCTTACTGATAAAGAAACTGTGGGGAAATTTGTCCAGGGCGCCGATGTTGTTATCCATATGGCGTATGAGCGAAAGGGCGCTACCTTTCAGGAGGCGGCCAATAAGGATCTGAAAAGATTCGTAGAGGCAAATCTTTTCGGTAGCATAGAATTGTTAGAGGCATCGAAGCAAGCCCATATCAGGCAATTCATCTTTATCAGCTCCTGCGCAGTGTATGGGCACATCTTTCCTCATATCAAGCTGGATGAATTCCATCCCCTGATACCCGATTCAAACTACGGCGCTTATAAGGCATCGATAGAGGCATTTTGTCATGCATACTTCACAACAAAAGCCTTTGATACAACGATTTTCCGTCCTGTAGGCATTTACGGTATCAATCCGCACCTGGCTCACTCTGCCTGGTACCATATCGTAAAAGATATTAAGCACGGGTGTAATATAGAGGTTTCCGGCGGCGGAAAGATAGTTTGTGCGGAGAATGTAGCACAGGCTATAGATTTGGCAATTGACAACAAAGAGACCTCAGGAAAGATTTATAACCTGGTCGACTTCTACGCAGATAACATGAGCATAGCCCGTATTGCAAAAGAACTCTGTGCCTCCAACTCCCATATCAGCGGCACACCTAAGCAGCCTGTCAATACAATTGATAACACTCAATCCAGGATGTTAGGTGTGCGCTATACAGGAATTGAGGGTTTAAGGCGATATATTCAAGAATTACTACGTTGTATGTAA